In Helicobacter bilis, a genomic segment contains:
- a CDS encoding acyl-[ACP]--phospholipid O-acyltransferase, with the protein MYMNKIYKIKGFTPFIIVAFINAFIDLGHKVLMLSIIYKSFSEGEHLFYNSIANALVILPFVLLFSPAGFLSDKFSKNKILKIGAFVNIILLCILMFFYSIGFFWGAFYMTLLMGMQAAIYSPAKYGYIKELVGKENLTWGNGIIQATAIVAMLGGMIFFSALFERFYTDGLTDPSLIIKDMVFLAILLCFFACLEFLLSFRLPTIRQDSNISFNKDKYLRGELLKENLAVMKKHRMIYLSVLFIAVFWTISQLLVNIFPVYAKNVLRIMDTDIVNMLIACTGLGIIVGSIIAGRYSKNYIETGLIPLGACIMSIALLLFGVFNSLFSISLLFFLFGLGGALYVVPLNALMQFYSNDKELGTILAGNNFVQNIGMLLALFIATLFGIQNLPVEWLFYVSALLGIVATLYMIKLLPFSLVRILVSMAILQRYRLVVEGFNNIPQKGGVLLLGNHISFIDWAIVQMAVPKKVYFVMERSIYSRWYIKFFLDFFGVIPVSSLGSRGAIEQIQKRLSNGDIVCLFPEGVISRHGHLNEFKSGFEKIAQGVDESLAVVLPFYIRGMWGSIFSRSNEQFRERKKSFTKRSVSIAFGMPLPLHTQKEKIKAKVFEMSFKAWEHQCQNSPTIPAAFIESCKRGGGDIAIIDTQTGSMSYRKLLTLCVMLSQDMKELSYKPLPKRTNSCSLPNDCIGVMLPASLASVLCNFSSMMAGKIVVNLNFTAGPKAIKSAIVSSNISHIYTSKKFLEKLKDKGIEIDFSGVTLHFMEDIVAQIRKQKVAFILNISFITLAPTWLLKLLFAKESKIESVCAILFSSGSEGVPKGVMLSHLNIMSNIAQIADVIHARNDETMLSSLPPFHAFGLTVTTLMPLIENMLVISHADPTDALGIARAIAQNNVTIMCATSTLLGIYARNPKIDRVMFDSIRLTVAGAEKLKKEVREAYTMKFNKPIYEGYGATETTPVASVNLPDEFDVTFWQIHRANKEGSVGMPLPGTAIRIVDYDTLEELPLGEHGLILIGGHQIMVGYLNDEEKTNEVIIDLHGIRWYKSGDKGYLDSDGFLHITDRYSRFAKIGGEMISLSSVEEEIAKVFKHKEISSEVKFCAVALEDSKKGEKVVLLIESPQEHCAIAIESIKKSDIIPLKKPSEYFIVDKIPILGSGKVDLKSTKELAREIEGKKFTTKDLMA; encoded by the coding sequence ATATATATGAATAAGATTTATAAAATCAAAGGTTTTACTCCATTTATCATTGTAGCATTTATCAATGCCTTTATTGATTTAGGGCATAAGGTGCTAATGCTAAGCATTATCTATAAGTCATTTAGTGAGGGGGAACATTTATTTTATAACTCCATTGCAAATGCACTTGTGATTCTGCCTTTTGTTCTGCTTTTTTCCCCTGCTGGTTTTCTTAGTGATAAGTTTTCAAAAAATAAGATTCTAAAGATTGGGGCTTTTGTTAATATCATTCTTTTATGTATTCTTATGTTTTTTTACTCCATAGGCTTTTTTTGGGGGGCATTTTATATGACGCTGCTTATGGGTATGCAAGCTGCCATTTACTCCCCTGCAAAGTATGGGTATATAAAAGAGCTTGTAGGTAAAGAGAATCTTACATGGGGAAATGGCATTATACAAGCAACTGCGATTGTAGCAATGCTTGGTGGTATGATATTTTTTTCAGCCCTTTTTGAGAGATTCTATACAGATGGACTTACAGATCCCTCACTCATTATAAAAGATATGGTGTTTTTAGCGATACTGCTTTGCTTCTTTGCATGTTTGGAATTTTTACTAAGCTTTAGACTACCGACAATAAGACAAGATTCTAATATTTCATTCAATAAGGACAAATATCTAAGAGGTGAGCTTTTAAAAGAGAATCTAGCAGTTATGAAAAAGCATAGAATGATTTATCTCTCTGTGCTTTTTATAGCAGTATTTTGGACTATCTCACAACTGCTTGTTAATATCTTTCCTGTATATGCGAAAAATGTATTAAGAATCATGGATACAGATATTGTCAATATGCTTATTGCTTGCACTGGACTTGGCATTATTGTAGGCTCAATCATTGCTGGTCGCTATTCTAAAAACTATATTGAGACAGGTCTCATACCGCTTGGTGCGTGTATCATGTCTATTGCCCTTTTATTATTTGGCGTTTTTAACTCTCTATTTAGCATTTCACTTCTTTTCTTTCTTTTTGGCTTAGGTGGGGCATTATATGTTGTGCCATTAAATGCGTTAATGCAGTTTTATAGCAATGATAAGGAATTGGGGACAATCCTTGCTGGAAATAACTTCGTGCAGAATATCGGCATGCTTTTAGCCCTATTTATCGCTACTTTATTTGGCATACAGAATCTACCTGTTGAGTGGCTTTTCTATGTGAGTGCCTTGCTTGGAATAGTCGCTACTTTATATATGATAAAGCTATTACCTTTCTCACTTGTTAGAATCTTAGTTAGCATGGCAATATTGCAGAGATACAGACTCGTTGTAGAGGGCTTTAATAATATCCCGCAAAAAGGCGGTGTATTGCTGCTTGGGAATCATATCTCATTTATCGACTGGGCTATCGTGCAGATGGCTGTGCCTAAGAAAGTGTATTTTGTAATGGAGAGAAGTATTTATTCTCGTTGGTATATTAAGTTTTTCCTTGATTTCTTTGGTGTGATACCTGTATCTAGCTTAGGAAGTCGTGGGGCAATAGAGCAGATTCAAAAGAGATTAAGCAATGGAGATATTGTGTGTTTATTCCCTGAAGGTGTGATTAGTCGGCATGGACATTTAAATGAATTTAAAAGTGGATTTGAGAAAATCGCACAAGGTGTTGATGAGAGTCTTGCAGTTGTTCTGCCTTTTTACATTCGCGGTATGTGGGGCAGTATCTTTAGTCGTAGCAATGAGCAGTTTAGAGAGCGTAAAAAAAGCTTTACAAAAAGAAGTGTAAGCATTGCCTTTGGTATGCCCCTGCCACTTCATACACAAAAAGAAAAGATTAAAGCAAAAGTATTTGAGATGAGTTTTAAAGCATGGGAACATCAGTGTCAAAACTCGCCAACTATCCCTGCTGCTTTTATAGAATCTTGCAAACGCGGTGGAGGCGATATTGCTATCATTGATACACAAACAGGCAGTATGTCTTATCGTAAATTGCTTACACTTTGTGTTATGCTTAGTCAAGATATGAAAGAGTTAAGCTATAAGCCACTACCAAAAAGGACAAATAGCTGTTCTCTTCCAAATGATTGCATAGGTGTTATGCTGCCTGCTTCTTTAGCAAGTGTGTTATGTAATTTCTCAAGTATGATGGCTGGAAAAATCGTTGTCAATCTCAACTTTACTGCCGGACCAAAGGCGATTAAAAGCGCAATAGTGTCTTCTAATATCTCACATATCTATACTTCAAAAAAGTTTTTAGAAAAGCTAAAAGACAAAGGCATAGAGATTGATTTTAGCGGTGTTACCCTGCATTTTATGGAAGATATTGTCGCACAGATTCGTAAGCAAAAAGTAGCCTTTATACTCAATATTTCTTTTATCACACTTGCACCTACTTGGCTTTTAAAGCTTTTGTTTGCAAAGGAAAGCAAGATAGAATCTGTATGTGCCATTCTCTTTAGTAGCGGGAGTGAGGGCGTGCCAAAGGGTGTTATGCTTAGTCATTTAAACATTATGAGTAATATCGCACAAATCGCTGATGTAATCCATGCAAGAAATGATGAGACCATGCTGTCTTCTCTGCCACCATTCCATGCTTTTGGCTTAACCGTTACAACGCTTATGCCACTTATTGAAAATATGCTTGTCATCTCACATGCTGATCCAACAGACGCATTAGGTATCGCAAGGGCAATAGCACAAAATAATGTAACAATCATGTGTGCGACTTCTACCCTACTTGGAATCTATGCGAGAAATCCAAAGATTGATAGAGTAATGTTTGATAGCATTCGTTTAACTGTGGCAGGGGCTGAAAAGCTAAAAAAAGAAGTGCGTGAGGCTTACACGATGAAGTTTAATAAGCCCATTTATGAAGGCTATGGTGCGACTGAAACCACGCCTGTTGCAAGTGTGAATCTACCTGATGAATTTGATGTTACATTCTGGCAGATTCACAGAGCAAATAAAGAGGGCAGTGTAGGTATGCCACTTCCTGGGACTGCTATTAGAATCGTAGATTATGACACGCTAGAAGAGCTGCCATTAGGAGAGCATGGACTAATCCTTATAGGCGGACATCAAATCATGGTAGGCTATCTCAATGATGAAGAAAAAACAAATGAAGTGATTATCGATTTACATGGAATCCGCTGGTATAAAAGCGGGGATAAAGGCTATCTAGATTCTGATGGTTTCTTACATATTACAGACAGATATTCTCGCTTTGCAAAAATTGGCGGTGAGATGATTAGCTTATCAAGCGTTGAAGAAGAGATTGCAAAAGTCTTTAAACATAAAGAGATTTCAAGTGAAGTAAAGTTTTGTGCAGTAGCACTCGAAGATAGCAAAAAAGGCGAAAAAGTAGTATTACTTATAGAATCCCCACAAGAGCATTGTGCCATAGCAATTGAGAGTATTAAAAAATCTGATATTATCCCGCTTAAAAAGCCAAGCGAATATTTTATCGTAGATAAGATTCCAATACTTGGCAGTGGTAAAGTAGATCTAAAAAGCACAAAGGAACTTGCTAGGGAGATTGAGGGAAAGAAGTTTACAACAAAGGATCTTATGGCATAA
- a CDS encoding NAD(P)H-dependent glycerol-3-phosphate dehydrogenase, giving the protein MQDIFVFGGGAWGLALAHAFSQKNRVFVLSRRKLNLTQYGSDITQDSNTTPYQLSYDDFITHYKNSKNPLCVIAIASAFLREFMQKASFLESVRNDMQILVASKGIEQGSGAFVNEILEQYFKADSMCYLAGPSFAKEVMKGLPCALVIHSSNEDLSKRYAQCFPSFIKTYVQNDVIGAEIAGAYKNVIAIAGGICDGLGLGNNAKASLLSRGLVEMARFGAFFGAKQETFLGLSGSGDLFLTSNSTMSRNYRVGFGLANNKSLEEILNELGEVAEGVYSAKSIVQISKKHNLYTPIAFEVQAILEGGAVQVGLKNLLANKLK; this is encoded by the coding sequence ATGCAGGATATATTTGTGTTTGGCGGCGGTGCTTGGGGACTTGCCCTAGCTCATGCGTTTAGTCAAAAAAATCGTGTTTTTGTATTATCAAGGCGAAAGCTAAATCTCACACAATATGGCAGTGATATTACACAAGATTCTAATACTACCCCCTATCAACTTAGCTATGATGACTTTATAACACACTATAAAAATTCTAAGAACCCACTTTGTGTGATCGCCATTGCAAGTGCTTTTTTACGAGAGTTTATGCAGAAGGCAAGTTTTTTAGAATCTGTGCGTAATGATATGCAAATCCTTGTAGCAAGTAAGGGGATAGAGCAAGGTAGTGGGGCTTTTGTCAATGAGATTTTAGAGCAGTATTTTAAGGCAGATTCTATGTGCTATCTTGCTGGACCTAGCTTTGCTAAAGAAGTGATGAAAGGGCTTCCTTGTGCGTTAGTGATACACTCAAGCAATGAAGATTTAAGCAAAAGATACGCACAATGCTTCCCTAGTTTCATTAAAACCTATGTGCAAAATGATGTTATAGGCGCTGAAATCGCAGGGGCATATAAAAATGTTATCGCCATTGCTGGTGGGATTTGCGATGGACTAGGACTTGGGAATAATGCTAAGGCATCACTGCTTTCTCGTGGGCTTGTTGAGATGGCGCGTTTTGGTGCGTTTTTTGGTGCAAAACAAGAAACTTTTTTGGGATTATCTGGTAGTGGGGATTTATTTCTTACCTCAAATTCTACAATGTCAAGGAACTATCGCGTAGGTTTTGGACTTGCTAATAATAAATCGCTAGAAGAGATTCTAAATGAATTAGGCGAAGTAGCAGAAGGTGTATATAGTGCAAAATCAATCGTGCAAATCAGCAAAAAGCACAATCTCTACACACCCATAGCCTTTGAAGTTCAAGCCATTTTAGAAGGTGGTGCCGTGCAAGTTGGGTTAAAAAATTTACTTGCGAATAAGTTGAAATAA
- a CDS encoding Dps family protein, translating to MEQIKILKQLQADSLVFFTKTHNYHWNVKGKDFPQVHAATEEIYNQFAEIFDALAERIIQLGDTPYVTLKEVLDKAKIKEESKTSFKSKDVLESVLEDYKYFLKNFKKLSEVAAKENDTTTQGLADLQVAHLEKAIWMLNAQLA from the coding sequence ATGGAACAGATAAAGATTTTAAAGCAACTTCAGGCAGATTCATTAGTTTTCTTTACAAAAACTCACAATTACCACTGGAATGTAAAAGGCAAAGATTTTCCACAAGTCCATGCGGCAACAGAAGAGATTTATAATCAATTCGCAGAAATCTTTGATGCTCTAGCAGAGAGAATCATACAGCTTGGCGACACTCCGTATGTAACGCTAAAAGAAGTGCTTGACAAAGCAAAGATCAAAGAAGAAAGCAAAACTAGCTTTAAGTCAAAAGATGTATTAGAATCCGTTTTAGAAGATTACAAATATTTCCTAAAAAACTTTAAAAAACTTTCAGAAGTGGCAGCAAAAGAGAATGACACTACAACACAAGGACTTGCAGATTTACAAGTAGCACATTTAGAAAAAGCAATTTGGATGCTTAACGCACAACTTGCATAG
- the dxr gene encoding 1-deoxy-D-xylulose-5-phosphate reductoisomerase, translated as MVILGSTGSIGINAQKVAKQFNIEIEALACGSNIALFNEQIRECKPKFVAIADEKNLNMLQPQDSIVFVGEEGICKMLEICKSQKILNAVVGYAGLSFSLKTIALQKELILANKESLVVAGHLIKQNIMQNLESTKDSKHTESSTRNYMLEHIFPIDSEHFSLWSLLAILDSKNKSNITHYKAFKNLYITASGGALRDFPLEKIPYATLSDVLKHPTWSMGQKITIDSATLVNKLYEILEAYWLFDTKNIHAFIERSSLVHAFIESSDNSLNASVSHADMCLPLAYGVDRFKAQSSFCITPLSINDFVKINFQKIQTDRYPLWAYKDLLLDCPHLGIALNSSNELVQQYFLQEKLPFYALAEVSMQVLEKMKDTKIPNTLESILAFRQEARALADFFIKNLKQR; from the coding sequence GTGGTTATATTAGGTAGCACTGGTAGCATAGGTATAAACGCACAAAAAGTTGCAAAGCAGTTTAACATAGAGATTGAAGCCCTTGCGTGCGGTAGTAATATCGCATTGTTTAACGAGCAGATTAGAGAGTGTAAGCCTAAGTTTGTCGCTATCGCAGATGAAAAAAATCTTAATATGTTACAACCACAAGATAGCATAGTGTTTGTCGGCGAAGAGGGCATTTGTAAAATGCTTGAAATATGTAAATCACAAAAGATTCTAAATGCGGTGGTAGGCTATGCTGGTCTTAGCTTTAGTCTCAAGACTATTGCATTACAAAAAGAGCTTATCCTTGCCAATAAGGAATCCTTAGTGGTTGCAGGACATTTGATAAAGCAAAATATCATGCAAAACTTAGAATCTACTAAAGATTCTAAGCATACAGAATCTAGCACAAGAAACTACATGCTAGAGCATATTTTCCCCATTGATAGCGAACATTTTAGCTTATGGTCTTTACTAGCAATTTTAGATTCTAAAAATAAATCAAATATTACGCATTACAAAGCTTTTAAGAATCTCTATATTACCGCTTCTGGTGGGGCTTTAAGAGATTTTCCACTCGAAAAGATTCCATACGCTACACTAAGCGATGTATTGAAACATCCAACATGGAGTATGGGGCAAAAAATCACAATAGATTCAGCAACACTTGTAAATAAGCTTTATGAGATTTTAGAGGCTTATTGGCTTTTTGATACAAAAAACATTCATGCCTTTATTGAGAGAAGCTCCCTTGTGCATGCTTTTATAGAATCTAGTGATAATTCATTAAATGCTAGTGTAAGTCATGCGGATATGTGTTTGCCCCTTGCTTATGGTGTGGATAGATTCAAGGCTCAAAGTAGCTTTTGTATCACTCCGCTTAGCATAAATGACTTTGTAAAAATAAATTTTCAAAAAATACAGACAGATCGCTATCCACTATGGGCGTATAAAGATCTTTTGCTAGATTGCCCACATTTGGGTATAGCTCTAAACTCTAGTAATGAATTAGTCCAGCAATATTTCCTGCAAGAAAAACTCCCCTTTTATGCACTAGCAGAAGTAAGTATGCAGGTATTAGAGAAAATGAAAGATACAAAGATTCCAAATACTTTAGAATCTATCCTTGCTTTTAGACAAGAGGCAAGGGCTTTAGCAGATTTTTTTATAAAAAACTTGAAACAAAGATAA
- a CDS encoding type I restriction endonuclease, translating into MLEDKIFELAQRVKTQKDNIKTEEATKHSFVLPFLSALGYDVFDNHVVVPEFVADIGTKKGEKVDYAILKDGKPLVLIEVKNHSENLNNHNNQLVRYFNVVSDAKFAILTNGIEYRFFSDLDNDNIMDQYPFMIFHLENIKQRDLKELEKFTKEQLDIDSIVQFASIAKSHKQIQEIFRNQIENPDDDFVKFFATKITSRRMTEGIINDLANEKILAVKNSLSKDEKQDEAEVNTNEEELIVTTEEELQGFYIVKSFFAECKNFDIERITYKDTFSYFGILADNNLRKWFCRPWFNGSKKYITIPTTEKDKRIDLENISDIYRYKQEILAAFTLKTNEQLS; encoded by the coding sequence ATGTTGGAAGATAAAATTTTTGAGTTGGCACAGCGTGTAAAAACACAAAAGGACAACATTAAAACAGAGGAAGCCACAAAGCATAGCTTTGTATTACCTTTTCTTAGTGCGCTTGGGTATGATGTGTTTGATAATCATGTGGTTGTGCCGGAATTTGTTGCAGATATTGGAACAAAAAAAGGGGAAAAAGTTGATTATGCTATATTGAAAGATGGCAAACCACTTGTGCTTATTGAAGTAAAAAATCATAGTGAAAATTTAAATAATCATAACAATCAGCTAGTGCGTTATTTTAATGTTGTGTCTGATGCAAAATTTGCGATTTTGACAAATGGCATAGAATATCGCTTTTTTTCTGATTTGGATAATGATAACATTATGGATCAATATCCTTTTATGATTTTTCATCTAGAAAATATTAAACAACGAGACTTGAAAGAGCTTGAAAAATTTACCAAAGAACAACTTGATATAGATTCAATCGTGCAATTTGCAAGTATTGCAAAAAGCCACAAACAAATTCAGGAAATTTTCAGGAATCAAATAGAAAATCCAGATGATGATTTTGTGAAGTTTTTTGCAACGAAAATAACATCAAGACGCATGACAGAAGGCATTATTAATGATTTGGCAAACGAGAAAATCCTAGCCGTTAAGAATTCTCTTTCAAAAGACGAAAAACAAGATGAAGCAGAAGTAAATACTAATGAAGAAGAGCTTATTGTTACCACAGAAGAAGAATTGCAGGGATTCTACATTGTCAAGTCATTTTTTGCGGAATGTAAGAATTTTGATATTGAGAGAATTACATATAAAGACACCTTTAGTTATTTTGGAATCTTAGCGGATAACAATTTAAGAAAATGGTTTTGTCGGCCATGGTTTAATGGTAGCAAAAAATACATTACTATCCCTACAACTGAAAAAGATAAGCGTATAGATTTAGAAAATATTAGTGATATTTATCGATACAAACAAGAGATTTTGGCAGCTTTTACACTAAAAACAAACGAGCAGTTGTCGTAA
- a CDS encoding citrate synthase, which translates to MGKNTVTLTNNETNESFDFDLINCTRGPKAINFSKLYETAGIFSYDPGYGSTAGCESTISYVDGKEGALLYKGIPIQDLVAKYSFTDVCRLLIAEDGLPKNKEESQAFDLELRHRGFLHERLKSVFAAFPDKAHPMATLSALVSVLATLYYDHKEMDDEDDYQMMARRIIAKTATMVAFCYRHSVGAPFIEPDVSKSYVENFLYMLRGYPHGRFKNTLKGEEGVDAVEIEALDKILTLHAEHGQNASTTTVRNVASTGVHPYAAISSGIAALWGPAHGGANEAVLQQLREIGDVKNVDKYVARVKDKNDPFRLMGFGHRVYKNYDPRAKTLKALKDDLNKRGIKMDMRLSEIAEKVEEVALSDSYFIERKLYPNVDFYSGIILTALKIPTELFTPIFVLGRMPGWCANLIEHVKNPSVRITRPRQVYLGK; encoded by the coding sequence ATGGGTAAGAATACAGTAACACTCACAAACAATGAGACAAATGAAAGCTTTGACTTTGATTTGATCAATTGCACAAGGGGACCAAAGGCGATTAATTTTAGCAAACTCTACGAGACTGCGGGGATTTTCTCTTATGATCCCGGGTATGGCAGCACAGCAGGGTGTGAATCTACTATTAGCTATGTTGATGGTAAAGAGGGGGCACTGCTTTATAAGGGCATTCCTATCCAAGATTTAGTAGCAAAGTATAGCTTTACAGATGTATGCCGTTTGCTTATCGCTGAAGATGGTTTGCCAAAAAATAAGGAAGAATCACAAGCTTTTGATCTTGAGCTAAGGCATAGGGGCTTTTTACATGAGCGACTAAAATCTGTCTTTGCTGCTTTCCCAGATAAAGCACACCCTATGGCTACGCTATCAGCACTCGTAAGCGTTTTAGCAACGCTGTATTATGACCATAAAGAAATGGACGATGAAGATGATTATCAAATGATGGCAAGAAGAATCATCGCAAAAACGGCTACAATGGTAGCATTTTGCTATCGCCATAGCGTTGGTGCGCCTTTTATTGAGCCAGATGTATCAAAAAGCTATGTAGAAAACTTTTTATACATGTTGCGAGGTTATCCGCATGGCAGATTCAAAAATACGCTAAAGGGTGAAGAAGGCGTTGATGCAGTAGAGATTGAAGCCCTTGATAAGATTCTAACACTACATGCAGAACATGGACAAAACGCCTCCACCACAACGGTGCGAAATGTCGCTTCAACAGGCGTGCATCCTTATGCAGCAATCTCTTCAGGTATCGCAGCACTTTGGGGACCAGCACACGGCGGTGCAAATGAGGCAGTTTTACAACAATTGCGTGAAATCGGCGATGTTAAAAATGTAGATAAATATGTCGCTAGAGTGAAAGATAAAAATGATCCATTTAGACTTATGGGCTTTGGACATCGTGTGTATAAGAACTATGACCCAAGGGCAAAAACTCTAAAAGCCTTGAAAGATGATTTAAATAAACGCGGTATCAAAATGGATATGCGTTTGAGTGAAATCGCAGAAAAAGTGGAAGAAGTAGCATTAAGTGATTCATACTTTATTGAGAGAAAACTCTATCCAAATGTGGATTTTTATAGCGGCATTATTTTGACTGCCTTAAAGATTCCAACAGAGCTTTTCACACCTATATTTGTTTTAGGTAGAATGCCCGGCTGGTGTGCTAACTTGATAGAGCATGTAAAAAATCCATCAGTAAGAATCACACGCCCACGACAAGTTTATTTGGGGAAATAG
- the rplM gene encoding 50S ribosomal protein L13, protein MELTKTPKQGEIQRDWIVLDAKGKVFGRLIAEAATLLRGKHKASYTPHLDCGDFVVIINAKEVQFNGTNKLDDKKYFTHSGYFGSTKSKTLAEMLEKQPEKLYRLAVRGMLPKTRLGRAMIKKLKVYSSATHPHTAQVADSKKA, encoded by the coding sequence ATGGAACTCACTAAAACACCAAAGCAGGGGGAAATCCAAAGAGATTGGATTGTCCTTGATGCAAAAGGCAAGGTATTTGGTAGATTAATCGCTGAAGCAGCGACACTACTAAGAGGCAAACATAAGGCAAGTTATACGCCGCATTTGGATTGCGGTGATTTTGTGGTAATTATCAATGCAAAAGAAGTGCAGTTTAATGGCACAAACAAGCTTGATGATAAGAAATACTTCACACATTCAGGCTATTTTGGTAGCACAAAGTCAAAGACTTTAGCAGAAATGCTTGAGAAGCAACCAGAAAAGCTTTATAGACTTGCAGTAAGAGGTATGCTACCAAAAACAAGACTTGGTCGTGCTATGATTAAAAAGCTAAAAGTGTATTCAAGTGCTACACATCCACACACAGCTCAAGTAGCTGATTCTAAAAAAGCATAA
- the rpsI gene encoding 30S ribosomal protein S9 has translation MSKVYATGKRKTAIAKVWLSSGTGKLTINDMGLDEWLGRHDSIKMKVMQPLVLTKQDKSVDIRAITLGGGYSAQAEALRSGIAKALNNFDRDAFRKELKSAGLLTRDARVVERKKYGKRKARRSPQFSKR, from the coding sequence ATGAGTAAGGTTTATGCAACAGGAAAAAGAAAAACTGCGATTGCAAAGGTATGGTTAAGCAGTGGGACAGGCAAACTTACAATCAATGATATGGGATTAGATGAGTGGCTTGGCAGACATGATTCTATCAAAATGAAAGTTATGCAGCCGCTTGTGCTTACAAAGCAGGATAAATCGGTAGATATTCGTGCGATTACACTTGGTGGTGGCTACTCTGCACAGGCTGAAGCTTTGCGTAGCGGTATAGCAAAAGCGTTAAATAACTTTGATAGAGATGCGTTCCGCAAAGAGCTTAAAAGTGCTGGATTGCTTACACGCGATGCAAGAGTTGTAGAGCGTAAAAAATATGGTAAGCGCAAGGCTAGAAGAAGCCCACAATTCTCAAAAAGATAA
- a CDS encoding NifU family protein — protein MFPFSDTELLAPVRQSINSVRPILLKDGGDIEIVEIKNACVFVRFHGACSGCPSKNATLHNAILATLQRDIHPDIKVSEV, from the coding sequence ATGTTTCCATTTAGCGATACCGAGCTTTTAGCCCCCGTGCGACAAAGTATAAATAGTGTGCGTCCCATACTGCTAAAAGATGGCGGTGATATTGAGATTGTAGAAATCAAAAATGCGTGTGTCTTTGTGCGTTTTCATGGTGCATGTAGTGGCTGCCCTAGTAAAAATGCGACTTTACATAATGCGATATTAGCTACTCTGCAAAGAGATATCCACCCAGATATTAAAGTGAGTGAAGTTTGA
- a CDS encoding PDC sensor domain-containing protein: protein MLSRDIVTYSKVRYEVRAYMVYLFTQNIKNFMPNPSFESVLEGLTRIKDEIKVFDSMYILDKNGTQLSDVLQPNGALPNENKNFSNRAYFYEAIEERRCIITNPYPSRIDGDLVVTAAYPVYNEAHELLFVVCIDIHLRDAIKISSPSLFFGIFSNFSIAMYFLCSISLAFVSIILIVKGIVKLWSEDLLQFSDFKVEDIFESTILLTLALAIFDLVKAIFEEEVLGKNTGQKTYTVHRTMIRFLGSIIVALAIEALMLVFKFSIDSPEKLIYAVWLILGVAILLIALAIYVKLSFAAQQNKD from the coding sequence ATGCTTTCACGCGATATTGTAACCTATTCAAAAGTGCGTTATGAAGTGCGCGCATACATGGTTTATCTTTTTACACAAAATATTAAAAACTTTATGCCAAACCCAAGCTTTGAAAGCGTATTAGAAGGGCTTACACGCATTAAAGATGAGATAAAAGTCTTTGATTCTATGTATATTTTAGATAAAAACGGCACACAGCTAAGCGATGTTTTGCAGCCAAATGGTGCATTGCCAAATGAAAATAAAAACTTTTCTAATCGTGCGTATTTCTATGAAGCTATAGAGGAGAGACGATGTATCATCACAAACCCTTATCCATCAAGGATTGATGGCGATCTTGTCGTAACCGCTGCTTATCCCGTGTATAATGAAGCCCATGAGTTGCTTTTTGTTGTCTGCATTGACATTCATTTGCGTGATGCGATAAAGATTAGCTCACCTAGCCTATTTTTTGGAATCTTTTCTAATTTTAGCATTGCCATGTATTTTTTATGTTCCATTTCACTTGCTTTTGTTTCAATCATTTTGATTGTAAAGGGTATCGTGAAACTATGGTCAGAAGATTTATTACAATTTAGCGATTTTAAAGTAGAAGATATCTTTGAATCTACCATACTCTTAACCCTAGCCCTTGCTATATTTGACTTAGTGAAAGCCATTTTTGAAGAGGAAGTGCTGGGAAAAAACACAGGGCAGAAAACCTACACAGTCCATAGGACAATGATTCGCTTTCTAGGCTCTATTATCGTAGCCTTAGCGATTGAAGCTTTAATGCTTGTATTTAAATTTAGCATTGATTCACCAGAAAAGCTCATATATGCAGTATGGCTTATCTTGGGTGTAGCAATACTTCTTATCGCATTAGCTATATATGTAAAGCTCTCATTTGCTGCTCAACAAAATAAAGATTGA